A genomic stretch from Engystomops pustulosus unplaced genomic scaffold, aEngPut4.maternal MAT_SCAFFOLD_110, whole genome shotgun sequence includes:
- the CUNH6orf47 gene encoding uncharacterized protein C6orf47 homolog: protein MKSLEKMFMYQSMKWPSPSVFLPKLFRPSQVTPSHPDTSPQKPRRWTLPALPLPSLSSLRFHLPSLRSGENTKSSSHPNIDFEHFQICINLVHHIIDLCATGCLWLFSPVFRVTLDIFGFQGALKLWIHGLAIFLATTYGMYLLLWLAQEYIFQLASFYGILQTLVLIVSLRAEQEAAREPQEEEEEKLSDRKDEVGSDEGHPEDRWAGGEDDDEGVSQDEWESEGEEEVGHA from the coding sequence ATGTTCATGTATCAGTCTATGAAGTGGCCTTCTCCATCGGTTTTCCTCCCCAAACTGTTCCGTCCTTCGCAAGTTACTCCATCGCACCCAGACACCTCCCCTCAAAAACCCAGACGATGGACCTTACCAGCACTGCCCTTACCAAGTCTATCGAGCCTCCGCTTTCATCTCCCTTCCCTGAGGAGCGGCGAGAATACGAAATCCTCTTCTCATCCTAACATCGACTTCGAGCACTTTCAGATCTGCATCAACTTGGTCCATCACATCATAGACCTCTGCGCCACCGGCTGCCTGTGGCTATTTTCTCCCGTGTTTCGGGTAACGTTGGATATATTTGGTTTTCAAGGAGCCCTCAAGCTGTGGATCCATGGACTTGCCATTTTCTTGGCCACCACATATGGCATGTATTTGCTCCTTTGGCTGGCCCAGGAATATATTTTCCAGTTGGCTTCATTTTATGGTATTTTACAGACATTGGTCTTAATCGTAAGTCTGAGGGCAGAACAGGAAGCTGCGAGAGAGcctcaagaagaagaagaagaaaagttAAGTGACCGTAAGGATGAAGTCGGAAGTGATGAAGGACATCCCGAAGACAGATGGGCCGGTGGTGAGGACGACGATGAAGGAGTTTCCCAAGATGAGTGGGAGAGTGAGGGAGAAGAGGAAGTAGGACATGCCTGA